The Litchfieldia alkalitelluris genome has a window encoding:
- a CDS encoding aspartate aminotransferase family protein: MESWGQLVEDISELLAPSMAKDHPNLPVIKAEGCYYYGLDGRKYLDFTSGIATENVGHCHPKVVSAIKRGADSLMHGPSGVIIYESILKLAKVLQNELPGNLDCFFFSNSGSEAIEGAIKLAKHATKRPYVVSFTGCFHGRTIGALSVSTSKSKYRKFLQPNWLTYQVPYQDKFADEAEALTKLEMDFESLFAHQVTPEEVACVILEPVLGEGGYVVPYKSWLQRVREICSRHGILLIFDEVQTGFGRTGEMFAAQTFGVHPDIMAIAKAIASGVPLSATVASKELMQKWPLGSHGTTFGGNPLACEAGLASLEVIKEENLLQNSKELGKYAITRLKELQQKYTIIRDVRGIGLMIGIEFADPITGEPDGEAVKDILDLALEQGVLFYLCGNAGEVIRMIPPLIVTKEQIDEGLTMLEQAIQNYINRNEEKK, translated from the coding sequence ATGGAAAGTTGGGGTCAACTTGTCGAAGATATTTCAGAGTTGCTTGCACCAAGCATGGCAAAGGACCATCCAAATTTACCAGTAATAAAGGCAGAGGGATGCTATTACTATGGGTTAGATGGTAGAAAGTATTTAGATTTCACCTCGGGGATTGCGACTGAGAATGTTGGTCACTGTCATCCGAAGGTCGTTAGTGCGATTAAACGTGGAGCGGATTCATTGATGCATGGACCATCTGGAGTAATTATCTATGAATCTATTTTAAAGCTTGCTAAGGTGTTACAAAATGAGTTGCCAGGCAACTTGGATTGCTTCTTTTTTTCTAATAGTGGCTCAGAGGCGATTGAAGGGGCAATAAAATTAGCAAAGCATGCGACAAAACGGCCATATGTTGTATCTTTTACAGGTTGTTTTCATGGTAGAACAATTGGTGCTTTAAGTGTATCCACTTCGAAAAGTAAATACCGTAAATTTTTGCAGCCGAACTGGCTTACCTATCAAGTGCCATATCAAGATAAATTTGCAGATGAAGCAGAAGCACTAACAAAGCTAGAGATGGATTTTGAATCATTGTTTGCCCATCAAGTAACTCCGGAAGAGGTTGCTTGTGTCATTCTTGAACCAGTCTTAGGAGAAGGAGGGTATGTTGTTCCGTACAAATCTTGGTTGCAAAGAGTTCGAGAGATTTGTAGTAGGCATGGAATATTACTCATATTTGACGAAGTCCAAACCGGGTTTGGTCGTACAGGTGAAATGTTTGCGGCTCAAACATTTGGTGTTCATCCAGATATTATGGCAATTGCAAAGGCGATTGCATCTGGAGTGCCATTAAGTGCGACTGTTGCTTCAAAAGAGCTAATGCAGAAGTGGCCACTTGGTTCCCATGGTACAACATTTGGGGGAAATCCACTTGCGTGTGAAGCAGGATTAGCAAGTCTTGAAGTAATAAAGGAAGAAAACTTGCTTCAAAATTCCAAGGAGTTAGGAAAATATGCAATAACAAGGCTAAAGGAATTACAACAAAAATATACGATCATCCGTGATGTCAGAGGGATTGGGTTAATGATAGGGATTGAGTTTGCTGACCCTATAACGGGAGAGCCTGATGGTGAAGCGGTAAAAGATATTTTAGATCTAGCTCTTGAGCAGGGTGTTTTATTCTACTTATGCGGAAATGCAGGAGAGGTGATCCGAATGATTCCGCCATTAATTGTAACAAAAGAGCAAATTGATGAAGGACTTACAATGTTAGAACAGGCCATTCAAAACTACATAAACAGAAATGAGGAGAAGAAATGA